The following proteins are co-located in the Callithrix jacchus isolate 240 chromosome 10, calJac240_pri, whole genome shotgun sequence genome:
- the NRGN gene encoding neurogranin — MDCCTENACSKPDDDILDIPLDDPGANAAAAKIQASFRGHMARKKIKSGERGRKGPGPGGPGGAGVARGGAGGGPSGD; from the coding sequence GAGAACGCCTGCTCCAAGCCAGACGACGACATTCTAGACATCCCGCTGGACGATCCCGGCGCAAACGCGGCTGCCGCCAAAATCCAGGCGAGTTTTCGGGGCCACATGGCTCGGAAGAAGATAAAGAGCGGAGAGCGTGGCCGGAAGGGCCCGGGCCCCGGGGGGCCTGGCGGAGCTGGGGTCGCCCGGGGAGGCGCGGGCGGCGGCCCCAGCGGAGACTAG